The Synergistota bacterium nucleotide sequence CTCCTATCCTGACCCCCAAAGCTTAGAAAGCACCACCTTACCGGTGAGCGTGTTATATCCTAACCATATAAGCATAGCGAGCATAAAACCAAAAAGAACCCGCAGATATATCACAAAAGCAGGAGCCATTCCAGTCTCTATTAGCCTTCTTATCATGCGGGCTATCCCCCACGTTAGGAAAAGAAGCCCTAAGCATATCAATGCCTGCAAATTAAGAGGTTTCAACGCCAACTTTCCCTCCAGAGCTGCTTTTTAACCATGAGATTTATTATGAATCTAAATCTATCTCCAACGCTCGGATTATAAAACTCTATAAGCAGATACATAAAGAGAACAAAGGCTATAACGAAGATAATGAATATAAATGTATTTTTACTCATCGGGAGTTAAGCTTCGCCTCCCTTCTTAAGATCTCTCTGCCTATTATTACACCAGATATAGAAGCCTGAATCAACCCCCTCGTTATACCAGCGCCGTCTCCTCCCGCGAAAAGGTTTCTCACCTCTGTCTCTAATACCGGTGAAAGTCTAAGTTTTGATGAGTAGAACTTGACCTCTACACCGTAAAGAAGGGTAAATGGGGAAAAAACTCCCGGTGCAATTCTATCCATAGCTTCAAGCATTTCCCTTATATCTAGTAGATATCTATACGGCAGAACGAAGCTTAAATCTCCCGGTATTGCTTCCTTGAGCGAGGGTTCAACAGGTCCTCTGTTAATTCGATCAAAGGTAGAACGTCTTCCACTTAAGAGATCTCCCAATCTCTGTACTATAACTCCCCCGCTTAAAAGGTTAGCGAGCCTCGCTACATGACTGCCATAAAGGTTAGGCTCATG carries:
- a CDS encoding flagellar biosynthesis protein FliR — encoded protein: MKPLNLQALICLGLLFLTWGIARMIRRLIETGMAPAFVIYLRVLFGFMLAMLIWLGYNTLTGKVVLSKLWGSG